A part of Candidatus Moraniibacteriota bacterium genomic DNA contains:
- the priA gene encoding primosomal protein N', translating to MKAPTQDHSILLHIVPLVALSPEKSPFFSYRSSKDLPRGSVVSISFGPRTVRGIVWGRELSHTSPSFSSRRPFQYKDVGKLLARAFLPESALCLAEHLSCANSLALGTILPKFLPKIFPKEHDILSTDSPKKLRPWKKLSIQRKLFTLTREQKQATKNILTSTHPHTLLFGPPASGKTFVYFECIQKLLAKGRQAIILFPDKSILLQEHDRYAKIFGENALAVFHPGMKTSERDALIHRVQSGDIRILLGTRSALFLPFCKLALVIVDDAGAPSYQKQGIILPYEVHRTAEKFAELHHAHCLFGSSAPSFEMFFTARKSGGLVTLPASPTRSISFHTINLRFERWKKKLAPVSEELGNALAATIDHKEQALLFVSREGMNSFSICTECKTVFRCSDCKKPLAYRAEGDYFCIHCKKTLGATPSCPACGSLAFQHLGAGTERVERDLARRFPYIRTVRYDRKSATQKTTFSRVQEFIAGTRDVLITTEHGIRGWDLPRLSLIGIIDADTLLGAPSWDADEIALRNIFSASGRAGRGRNKESGQGDVFIQTFHPENPLFSLLGTEDLEGFFRTIEEERQLFLYPPFGTMTKLIGRFTTTKKLSQEVDRVYEALQAYATESGRTLRISPPSPIRKTPQTSKSRFFEQHILIRQSRSSKKNLPAFENFLMTLPHGWTKESE from the coding sequence ATGAAGGCCCCAACACAAGATCACTCAATCCTTCTCCACATTGTCCCCCTTGTGGCACTTTCACCGGAAAAGTCGCCGTTTTTCTCATACCGGTCAAGCAAAGACCTTCCTCGCGGATCTGTTGTTTCAATATCATTCGGACCGAGAACCGTCCGCGGCATTGTCTGGGGACGAGAGTTGTCACACACTTCACCGTCTTTCTCATCGCGAAGACCGTTTCAATACAAAGACGTTGGGAAACTGCTCGCGAGAGCATTCCTCCCCGAAAGCGCGCTTTGCCTCGCAGAGCATCTCTCCTGCGCCAATTCCCTCGCTCTCGGCACCATACTTCCCAAATTCCTCCCAAAGATATTTCCCAAAGAGCACGATATACTTTCAACAGACTCACCAAAAAAGCTTCGCCCATGGAAAAAGCTCTCCATACAGAGAAAACTCTTCACACTCACACGAGAACAAAAACAAGCGACAAAAAACATACTTACCTCCACTCATCCGCATACCCTTCTCTTTGGACCGCCAGCATCAGGCAAAACATTCGTGTACTTCGAATGTATCCAGAAGCTCCTCGCAAAAGGCAGGCAGGCGATTATCCTCTTCCCCGACAAATCCATTCTCCTGCAGGAGCACGATCGCTACGCAAAAATATTTGGAGAGAATGCGCTCGCTGTTTTTCATCCCGGGATGAAAACGTCTGAGCGAGATGCGCTGATTCATCGCGTACAAAGTGGCGACATCCGAATCCTCCTCGGCACTCGATCAGCACTCTTCCTTCCCTTTTGCAAGCTTGCCCTCGTCATCGTAGACGACGCCGGCGCTCCCTCATACCAGAAGCAGGGCATCATCCTGCCATACGAGGTGCATCGCACAGCAGAGAAATTTGCAGAACTCCATCATGCACATTGCCTCTTCGGCTCTTCGGCGCCATCATTTGAAATGTTTTTCACCGCGCGCAAATCAGGAGGACTTGTGACGCTCCCCGCCTCACCCACTCGATCCATATCCTTCCACACTATCAATCTCCGATTCGAACGCTGGAAGAAAAAGCTCGCCCCCGTATCGGAAGAACTTGGCAACGCTCTTGCTGCTACGATTGATCACAAAGAACAGGCACTCCTCTTTGTCTCCCGCGAAGGCATGAATTCCTTCTCCATCTGCACGGAATGCAAGACCGTCTTCAGATGCTCTGACTGCAAGAAACCCCTCGCCTACCGAGCAGAAGGCGATTATTTTTGTATTCACTGCAAGAAAACGCTCGGCGCAACGCCTTCATGCCCTGCCTGCGGGTCGCTCGCCTTTCAACACCTCGGCGCAGGAACCGAGCGCGTCGAACGAGACCTCGCCCGTCGCTTCCCGTATATCCGCACCGTCCGATACGACCGAAAGAGCGCCACTCAGAAAACAACCTTCTCTCGTGTGCAAGAATTCATCGCAGGAACACGAGACGTACTCATCACCACCGAGCACGGCATACGCGGTTGGGACTTGCCCCGCCTCTCACTCATTGGTATCATAGATGCGGACACGCTTCTCGGCGCTCCCTCATGGGATGCAGACGAAATCGCACTCCGAAATATATTCTCCGCAAGCGGACGGGCAGGGAGAGGACGCAACAAAGAATCGGGACAGGGGGATGTTTTCATTCAGACATTCCATCCCGAAAACCCGCTCTTTTCGCTCCTTGGCACAGAAGATCTCGAAGGATTCTTCCGAACCATCGAGGAGGAGCGCCAACTCTTTCTCTACCCCCCTTTCGGCACAATGACCAAACTCATCGGTCGATTCACAACCACGAAGAAACTCTCCCAAGAAGTTGACCGCGTATACGAAGCGCTCCAGGCATATGCAACAGAATCCGGTCGCACACTGCGCATTTCTCCACCATCCCCGATCCGCAAAACACCGCAAACTTCAAAAAGTCGCTTCTTCGAACAACACATCCTCATTCGGCAGTCCCGTTCGTCCAAAAAAAATCTCCCTGCCTTCGAAAACTTCCTCATGACACTTCCTCATGGATGGACAAAAGAAAGTGAATAA
- the def gene encoding peptide deformylase, with product MTTILPIVTGRDTEILHRKAARVKDPLSPDIQNLIPVMFDSLRVAEGIGLAAPQVDHSIRLAVIEIEGDRTVLINPKITSFSKEKILFEEGCLSLPKEYFLIERSEKVTLRYEDEHGKEIKKRATGLFAIVVQHEIDHLDGILIADRFKNQKQRKHYAL from the coding sequence ATGACTACCATTCTCCCTATCGTGACCGGCAGAGATACCGAGATACTTCACCGAAAAGCCGCTCGCGTGAAAGACCCGCTCTCACCCGACATTCAAAATCTCATCCCCGTCATGTTTGATTCTCTTCGTGTTGCGGAAGGAATCGGACTTGCCGCGCCGCAGGTTGATCATTCAATTCGACTCGCCGTCATCGAGATTGAAGGTGATCGAACCGTGCTCATCAATCCAAAGATTACTTCTTTCTCCAAAGAAAAGATTCTCTTCGAAGAAGGATGCCTCAGCCTCCCCAAAGAATACTTCCTCATCGAACGCTCCGAGAAAGTGACTCTCCGCTACGAAGACGAACACGGCAAAGAAATTAAAAAGCGAGCCACGGGACTTTTCGCTATCGTCGTCCAACACGAAATCGACCACCTCGACGGCATCCTCATCGCCGATCGATTCAAAAATCAGAAACAGAGAAAACACTACGCTCTCTAG
- a CDS encoding methionyl-tRNA formyltransferase, with the protein MSEASSTRVVFMGTPHFAETMLQSIVGAGYNVVAAYTQPDRPSGRNQEVVQSPVKIFADTHSIPVEQPVRFDSEAKEMLRALKPDIIIVAAYGKILPQEVLDIPPFGCINIHASLLPRWRGASPVQNALLAGDTETGVTIMKMDAGMDTGAIFKQKTVPIDPLDTTATLLPKLAKASTALLIPTLEKWLDKEIEPTPQETSGITLCQLIEREDGKVFWSDEAESIYNRYRALSPWPGIFSFWRKDGSLLRIKFHSISLQKQSPEIHHDLGQVFEIGETLGVATTRGTILLNEIQLEGKSCVSAKDFIRGYPDFVGSILE; encoded by the coding sequence ATGTCAGAAGCATCGAGCACCCGCGTAGTGTTTATGGGAACACCACACTTCGCAGAAACAATGCTCCAATCAATCGTCGGCGCGGGCTACAATGTTGTCGCTGCATACACACAGCCCGACCGTCCGTCCGGTCGCAATCAAGAAGTTGTACAGAGTCCCGTCAAGATATTTGCCGACACGCACAGCATACCCGTCGAACAACCCGTCCGATTCGATAGTGAAGCAAAAGAAATGTTGCGCGCTCTCAAGCCAGACATCATCATCGTTGCTGCCTATGGGAAAATTCTCCCACAAGAAGTACTCGACATTCCTCCATTCGGCTGCATCAATATCCATGCCTCCCTCCTTCCTCGCTGGAGGGGCGCTTCGCCAGTTCAAAATGCTCTCCTTGCCGGTGACACCGAAACCGGTGTCACTATCATGAAAATGGACGCTGGTATGGATACCGGAGCAATCTTCAAGCAGAAAACTGTTCCCATTGACCCACTCGATACCACTGCTACCCTCCTCCCAAAACTCGCCAAAGCAAGCACCGCACTTCTCATTCCCACACTTGAGAAATGGCTCGACAAAGAAATAGAACCAACACCACAAGAAACTTCTGGCATAACCCTCTGCCAACTCATAGAGCGTGAAGACGGAAAAGTATTCTGGAGCGATGAGGCAGAATCGATATACAATCGTTACCGGGCACTTTCTCCCTGGCCTGGGATTTTCTCGTTCTGGAGAAAGGATGGCTCTCTCCTTCGCATCAAATTTCACAGCATTTCACTTCAGAAGCAAAGTCCAGAAATACACCATGATCTTGGACAGGTATTTGAAATTGGCGAGACTCTCGGGGTCGCAACCACACGCGGCACCATCCTCCTTAATGAAATCCAGCTTGAGGGAAAGTCCTGCGTCTCCGCCAAAGATTTCATCCGCGGATACCCCGACTTCGTTGGAAGCATACTCGAATAA
- a CDS encoding co-chaperone GroES — protein MPMKKVNVAPLGENVLVAFEKPEVKTDSGLYLPENASSDRSSKEGKVVAIGESDKIKVKPGQHIIYTRYGGTDIKIAGTEYAIVKNEDILAVVTE, from the coding sequence ATGCCTATGAAAAAGGTGAATGTTGCGCCACTTGGTGAGAATGTGTTGGTTGCTTTTGAAAAGCCGGAAGTGAAAACCGATTCAGGTCTTTATTTGCCGGAGAATGCCTCTTCGGATCGATCCTCAAAGGAAGGCAAGGTTGTAGCGATTGGCGAGAGTGACAAGATCAAGGTGAAGCCCGGTCAGCACATTATCTATACCCGCTATGGCGGAACCGATATCAAGATAGCCGGTACTGAATATGCCATTGTCAAAAACGAAGATATTCTCGCTGTGGTGACAGAGTAG